One Tunturibacter gelidoferens genomic region harbors:
- a CDS encoding YraN family protein, with protein MDSLPARRTGQRGIPVHLVTGEQGEREALFHLRKLGYTVVAQRWKSAKLWGDIDLVGWDGPTLCFVEVKTRGARGGMTAESAVDRDKRDMLRRMARAYLKGFPEKLRVDVPVRFDVVSVYLLPTGTEFELYRGAFGW; from the coding sequence ATGGACTCGCTGCCTGCGCGGCGGACGGGCCAAAGAGGTATTCCGGTGCATCTCGTCACCGGGGAGCAGGGAGAGAGGGAGGCCCTGTTTCATCTACGGAAGTTGGGATATACGGTTGTGGCTCAGAGGTGGAAGAGCGCGAAGTTATGGGGGGATATCGACCTGGTGGGGTGGGACGGGCCGACGTTGTGCTTTGTCGAGGTGAAGACGCGAGGTGCAAGGGGTGGGATGACGGCTGAGTCGGCCGTGGACCGGGACAAGCGAGATATGCTGCGGAGGATGGCGCGCGCGTACCTGAAGGGATTTCCAGAGAAGTTGAGGGTTGATGTTCCGGTGAGGTTCGATGTGGTGTCGGTATACTTGCTGCCAACCGGAACTGAGTTCGAACTGTATCGGGGGGCGTTTGGATGGTGA
- a CDS encoding DinB family protein — MYAQESDVAALDSVELSERLSAVVRESMPWLVTVSDAEASVPERPGKWSAKQVIGHLIDSAVNNLGRVIRLQIGTGQSMPGYEQVAWVNLQHYSEREWAQVLALWVALNEHMAWTVGHIEKAHLGDVGSVAGESLTLGFLIEDYIAHMLHHLRLMRVWMGIGDKVE; from the coding sequence ATGTATGCGCAAGAGTCGGATGTTGCGGCGCTGGATTCAGTCGAGTTGAGCGAGCGGCTCTCGGCAGTGGTGCGCGAGTCGATGCCGTGGCTGGTGACGGTCTCCGACGCTGAGGCGAGCGTACCGGAACGGCCGGGCAAGTGGAGCGCGAAGCAGGTGATCGGGCATCTTATCGATTCAGCGGTGAACAACCTGGGTAGAGTCATCCGATTACAGATTGGGACGGGGCAGAGTATGCCAGGTTATGAGCAGGTGGCGTGGGTGAATCTGCAGCACTATTCCGAACGCGAATGGGCGCAGGTACTGGCGCTCTGGGTTGCGTTGAATGAGCATATGGCGTGGACGGTTGGTCATATCGAAAAGGCTCATCTCGGAGATGTTGGATCGGTTGCAGGGGAGTCTTTGACCCTCGGGTTTCTGATCGAGGACTACATCGCACATATGCTGCATCACTTGCGACTCATGCGGGTATGGATGGGAATCGGCGATAAGGTGGAGTAG
- a CDS encoding GumC family protein, translating to MDTVAQANDQIHQTPLSNDEEVFDLLDILLVLTRNRRMIGLATLVSLIAGIVLSLLLKPSFTATAIILPPQQSSSSSALLGQLGSLASLGGGSAASLGLKTPGDMYVGILQSRTIADDVIAKFNLRDIYKEKKAEDTRKALKSHTEIEVGKDGLIRISVTDHDPNRASDITNGYVSELYKMNSHLAITEAAQRRVFFDEQLDSEKKALAAAEEDLRVTEQKTGLIQLSGQAQMIIQTIAQLRAEIASREVQLQSIRTFATDQNPEVAVLTGEISTMRQQLAKLENDQQRQVQPGNTPAGRIPEDSLEYARKLREVKYHETLFDLLSRQYEAARIDEAKSAPVIQVVDYAVPPDKRSGPKRALILAVFIAVGFGLASAKVFVEDAIRRVQQIPTQAAKMQDLFSQFRRKY from the coding sequence ATGGATACTGTTGCGCAAGCGAACGATCAGATTCATCAAACGCCGCTCTCTAACGACGAGGAGGTCTTTGATCTTCTCGATATTCTGCTGGTGCTGACGCGCAACCGTCGAATGATTGGTCTCGCGACGCTCGTCTCGCTCATAGCAGGGATTGTACTCTCGCTTCTGTTAAAGCCTAGTTTTACCGCCACGGCAATCATACTCCCCCCACAGCAGTCTTCTTCTTCTTCAGCATTGCTAGGACAATTGGGTTCGCTCGCCTCGCTCGGAGGAGGGTCCGCCGCCTCACTCGGACTCAAGACTCCTGGCGATATGTATGTGGGCATCCTTCAAAGTCGTACGATCGCAGATGATGTTATTGCCAAGTTTAACCTCCGAGATATTTACAAAGAGAAAAAAGCTGAAGATACGCGTAAGGCGCTAAAGTCACACACGGAGATTGAAGTCGGCAAAGACGGTCTTATCAGGATTTCTGTGACTGACCACGACCCCAATCGGGCGAGTGACATCACCAATGGCTATGTAAGTGAACTATACAAAATGAACTCTCATCTCGCCATCACCGAAGCTGCGCAGCGCCGGGTGTTCTTTGACGAGCAGTTAGATAGCGAGAAGAAGGCCCTTGCGGCTGCCGAAGAGGATTTGCGTGTAACAGAGCAAAAGACCGGTTTGATTCAACTGAGTGGGCAAGCTCAAATGATTATTCAGACAATTGCTCAACTTCGGGCGGAAATTGCGAGCCGCGAGGTGCAATTGCAGTCGATAAGAACGTTTGCCACGGATCAAAACCCTGAAGTAGCGGTCCTAACCGGCGAGATATCAACTATGCGCCAGCAATTGGCCAAGTTGGAGAATGACCAACAGCGACAGGTGCAACCCGGAAATACGCCCGCGGGGCGAATTCCTGAAGATAGCCTAGAGTACGCACGCAAACTTCGAGAAGTGAAATATCACGAAACCCTTTTCGACCTACTTTCGCGCCAATATGAAGCGGCTCGTATCGACGAAGCAAAGTCTGCACCCGTTATTCAAGTTGTCGATTACGCAGTACCTCCCGACAAGCGGTCCGGTCCAAAACGAGCGTTAATTCTCGCAGTTTTTATCGCTGTCGGTTTCGGCCTCGCTTCCGCGAAAGTTTTCGTCGAGGATGCTATCCGTCGGGTGCAGCAAATACCGACGCAAGCAGCCAAAATGCAGGATCTCTTCTCACAATTTCGCAGGAAATATTGA
- a CDS encoding glycosyltransferase, which translates to MKIAYPMRIDAFKQPGGDLYQIQAYIDAGQRIERSTAVPFAGKVIVDFKEDFTEYDIVHLTNIDRPVDAFAYYLSAKRAGKPIVLSTIHHSYQEVNRYEREGRGGVVGLVSGNLRFPQLELLRSMIRCAESPQLIKPTWTVMRRGVYEIQRALLSNANLIQILSKKERIDIAKDFGELESNHFVCIRNGCESSPPGTAAKNEGHRDLEVCVVGRIEARKNQIKILEALEQLGLSGVFIGKENLNHRQYCREFKSRIARSSSKYLAGLSHAETLRYMRRSRVHVSASWFEVSSLVDLEAYGEGCAIVSSQCGGTHELLGENAQYVDPGDSQDIERGILAAMGRTERAHSVKLGKDWSEVAIQLSELYCHLLGRRPNKTLSHRTPSTCEI; encoded by the coding sequence ATGAAAATCGCCTACCCAATGCGAATTGATGCCTTCAAACAACCTGGAGGAGATCTCTATCAGATTCAGGCCTACATCGATGCGGGGCAGCGAATCGAGAGATCCACTGCAGTCCCATTTGCAGGTAAGGTCATAGTCGATTTCAAGGAAGACTTTACCGAATACGATATTGTGCACTTAACAAATATCGACCGCCCGGTCGATGCATTCGCATACTACCTCTCCGCGAAAAGAGCTGGTAAACCGATCGTTTTGTCCACCATTCACCACTCTTATCAGGAAGTGAATCGATATGAGAGAGAAGGAAGAGGCGGAGTTGTCGGTTTAGTATCAGGTAATCTCCGCTTCCCACAACTGGAATTGCTGCGAAGCATGATTCGCTGCGCCGAAAGTCCTCAGCTTATTAAACCTACGTGGACCGTGATGCGCCGTGGAGTTTATGAAATTCAACGCGCTCTTTTATCTAACGCAAACCTTATTCAAATTTTGTCCAAGAAAGAGCGAATCGATATCGCCAAGGATTTTGGCGAATTGGAAAGCAATCATTTCGTTTGTATCCGCAATGGATGTGAATCGAGTCCGCCTGGCACGGCAGCCAAGAACGAAGGACATCGTGACTTAGAAGTTTGCGTCGTTGGAAGAATCGAAGCACGCAAGAATCAAATCAAAATCCTAGAAGCCTTAGAGCAATTAGGACTGTCAGGTGTTTTTATTGGAAAAGAAAATCTAAATCACAGACAATACTGCCGCGAATTTAAATCTCGAATCGCGAGATCTAGTTCTAAATATCTAGCAGGACTCTCTCACGCCGAAACGCTAAGGTATATGCGGCGCTCTAGAGTTCATGTGTCTGCGAGTTGGTTCGAGGTGTCTTCACTTGTGGATCTCGAGGCTTACGGTGAAGGATGCGCTATTGTGTCCTCTCAATGCGGAGGCACTCACGAACTTCTTGGAGAAAACGCGCAATACGTTGATCCGGGTGACTCGCAAGATATTGAACGCGGGATTCTCGCTGCTATGGGAAGAACAGAGCGCGCACACAGTGTTAAGTTGGGAAAAGATTGGAGCGAGGTTGCCATACAGCTTTCAGAGCTCTATTGCCACCTTCTCGGCCGTCGTCCCAACAAAACTCTTTCTCATCGAACCCCTAGCACCTGCGAAATTTGA
- a CDS encoding glycosyltransferase family 2 protein → MSAKSSQVDPISLKRGPQNSPRIDVLLATYNGETFLAEQLDSLFVQTWTNFRVLVNDDGSIDDTLNILDRYATEYPGKLLWERNPKRMGPCNNFAALMRRSTADYIAFCDQDDVWRSDKLARCMERLMQVEMQCGSDIPILIYTDMKIASSDGTILSQSHWRRAGVRPEKASFRNLLAQNLVTGCTMIANRALIDLAIPVPVDDVMMHDYWSALIAAAFGVLQPLRDQTVTYRQHRHNVVGAGGGLSWIQRLRRLRSDPELEMWLTAAALQAEAFLKIFGTRLDEADRRALVSMTTLPKESWQRRNINLLRHGIRRTGKLNHLQFLLRL, encoded by the coding sequence GTGAGCGCTAAAAGCAGTCAAGTAGATCCAATAAGTTTGAAACGTGGTCCCCAGAATTCTCCCCGGATCGACGTCTTATTGGCTACCTATAATGGAGAGACGTTTCTTGCCGAGCAGCTCGACTCCTTGTTCGTACAAACATGGACAAATTTTCGAGTCCTCGTAAATGACGACGGTTCCATCGACGACACGCTCAATATCCTCGATCGCTACGCAACTGAATATCCAGGGAAGTTGCTTTGGGAGCGGAATCCCAAAAGAATGGGCCCCTGCAACAACTTTGCCGCCCTCATGCGGCGCTCCACCGCTGACTACATCGCGTTCTGCGACCAGGATGATGTCTGGAGATCAGATAAGCTAGCCCGTTGCATGGAGCGGTTGATGCAAGTGGAAATGCAATGCGGGTCAGACATTCCCATTCTCATCTATACCGACATGAAGATCGCTTCCAGCGACGGCACCATTCTATCCCAATCACATTGGAGAAGAGCAGGAGTCCGGCCCGAAAAAGCCAGTTTCAGAAACTTACTGGCGCAAAATTTGGTCACCGGATGTACCATGATAGCCAATCGTGCACTTATCGACTTAGCGATTCCGGTTCCGGTCGACGACGTCATGATGCATGATTATTGGTCGGCGCTGATTGCCGCCGCTTTCGGTGTGCTGCAACCCCTACGCGACCAAACTGTTACATATCGCCAGCATAGACATAACGTGGTTGGCGCCGGCGGTGGATTGTCTTGGATTCAGCGGCTACGGAGACTTCGAAGCGATCCAGAATTGGAAATGTGGCTTACGGCTGCTGCGCTCCAGGCGGAGGCCTTCCTGAAGATATTTGGGACTAGACTTGACGAGGCAGACAGAAGAGCATTGGTGTCGATGACAACATTACCGAAGGAGTCGTGGCAGCGACGAAATATCAACTTGCTCCGTCATGGGATCAGACGAACTGGCAAACTAAACCACCTGCAGTTCCTCCTTCGACTATGA
- a CDS encoding glycosyltransferase, translated as MLPIQVQCVIVLYKNTPAESKTIQSIVNCCKRRSDLAEQLSILIYDNSPYPQQTSPTNLPFLATEYRHDGQNGGLVAAYNYALRRAQQRKISWLIVLDQDTVVEDCFFPALLKELVALSTPNVCAVVPKLTRDGVMLSPQVVGKFWNKSIPFEFSGISDKHLTALNSAACLRIDALVKIGGFPLEYRLDYLDHVIFHRLQSAGGRIVVLDVTIQHCLSSMNLEAEMSIERYVSMLSAEWSFVKETEWGGGTLVHRLRLWKRAVVLFVKVRNRRYALQTLKYSLR; from the coding sequence GTGCTTCCGATTCAAGTTCAATGTGTGATTGTCTTATATAAAAACACACCGGCAGAATCGAAAACGATCCAATCCATTGTGAATTGTTGCAAGCGGCGGAGCGATCTTGCCGAACAACTTTCGATCTTAATTTACGACAATTCTCCTTACCCACAACAAACGTCTCCAACGAACTTGCCTTTCTTGGCTACAGAATATCGCCACGACGGTCAGAACGGAGGCCTTGTGGCCGCCTACAATTACGCGTTGCGTAGAGCTCAACAACGCAAAATCAGTTGGTTGATTGTTTTGGACCAGGACACCGTGGTAGAGGATTGTTTTTTCCCGGCTCTGCTAAAGGAACTTGTCGCATTGTCAACACCCAATGTTTGCGCCGTGGTGCCGAAGTTAACGCGCGATGGCGTGATGTTATCTCCTCAAGTGGTCGGAAAATTCTGGAACAAATCAATTCCATTTGAATTCTCAGGGATATCTGATAAGCATTTGACGGCACTTAACTCCGCTGCCTGTCTGCGAATCGACGCTCTAGTTAAGATCGGAGGTTTTCCTCTAGAGTATCGGTTGGACTATTTGGACCACGTCATATTTCATCGCTTGCAGTCAGCCGGTGGCCGAATAGTTGTGTTGGACGTCACCATCCAACACTGTCTCTCGTCTATGAATTTAGAGGCAGAGATGAGCATCGAGCGTTACGTGAGTATGCTTTCTGCGGAGTGGAGTTTTGTCAAGGAAACTGAGTGGGGAGGCGGCACACTCGTTCACCGACTTAGGCTGTGGAAGCGGGCAGTCGTCCTCTTCGTAAAAGTTCGCAATCGGCGCTATGCGCTTCAAACACTGAAATACAGCCTCAGATAA
- a CDS encoding glycosyltransferase family A protein: MEPFAKTHDYPIGVVIPTYNRIDTLLICLKHLEVQTWKDFEVIVVDDGSMDSTAQVMKEYQAQAPFPFRFLTQPNGGPARARNRAIRELNATACLLLGDDIFASPDLVRLHCEHHRSHPETNAAAVGLTRWSAEGQTVTPFMRWLDRDGAQFAYGDLLRGVSPSWEHFYTSNLSLKTDQLRRHPFDERFRWAAMEDIELGYRLAIEKELVMSFLPDAVAEHLHPTSFRQACRRMVGLGASAHLLGEIWPEHRIKSVSPIKLKLRSLLQQAWVLARLTDAADLLTHICVPNPLMERVLSLHSTLGYQQAAQRANSSSLPTP; encoded by the coding sequence TTGGAACCCTTTGCTAAAACACATGATTACCCAATTGGCGTAGTCATTCCTACGTATAACCGTATCGATACACTTCTGATTTGCCTCAAGCATCTTGAGGTGCAAACGTGGAAAGACTTCGAAGTCATCGTCGTTGATGATGGCTCGATGGATTCGACCGCCCAAGTGATGAAGGAGTATCAAGCTCAGGCGCCGTTTCCGTTTCGTTTTCTAACCCAACCCAACGGTGGTCCGGCCCGTGCCCGCAACCGAGCGATACGAGAACTTAATGCGACGGCCTGCCTTCTTCTTGGAGACGACATTTTTGCGTCGCCCGATCTTGTGCGTCTGCATTGTGAGCACCACCGTTCCCATCCGGAGACAAATGCTGCCGCTGTCGGCTTAACGCGCTGGAGCGCAGAGGGCCAGACTGTTACTCCGTTCATGCGATGGCTTGACCGCGATGGTGCGCAGTTCGCATACGGAGATCTGTTGCGTGGAGTGTCCCCTTCGTGGGAACATTTTTATACAAGCAATTTGTCGTTGAAGACTGATCAACTGCGGCGCCATCCGTTTGACGAGCGGTTTCGATGGGCAGCCATGGAGGATATCGAGTTGGGATATCGCCTCGCGATAGAGAAAGAGCTTGTAATGTCGTTTCTGCCCGATGCTGTTGCCGAACACCTTCATCCGACCAGCTTTCGTCAAGCATGTCGCCGCATGGTTGGGCTAGGGGCAAGTGCCCATTTATTGGGTGAGATATGGCCAGAACATCGAATAAAGTCAGTCAGTCCTATTAAACTGAAGCTTCGATCCCTGTTGCAGCAAGCATGGGTGCTAGCACGACTTACCGACGCAGCAGATTTATTGACTCATATCTGTGTTCCCAATCCACTGATGGAAAGGGTTCTCTCGCTGCACAGCACCTTGGGCTATCAGCAGGCTGCTCAACGTGCCAACTCTTCTTCACTGCCAACTCCTTAG
- a CDS encoding lipopolysaccharide biosynthesis protein produces the protein MNSVWKSGHRISKLLTTFFLGQGLLQGVNILAGLYLVRTMSTEAYAQFGLAAGFQQTVGLLMDLGFTSTIIPLVGARSGDKVLVGKYVRAAKHLRDRTFWILSPIAMIAFFAIMRRHRWPWVSEVLLMGSVLLSVYSGGKVSYYSAPLFLYGRLKDFYVPQTLSAIGRLAVFWIMRIAGALNGWTAAIATAFNITLNGEILQRVSHAHVEWPEKDDPKIDREVMRYVLPAIPALVFAAFQLQSSVFLIGIFGQSVSIAQISALGRLSQIFSILTIFNTVVVEPAMARLPADKVLSRYITLILIALLACTPIVVLAFAAPGPVLWLLGSKYEGLRDVVGWAMLTGSINYLSILIWIMNRARKWVFWSGTILEITLTLSGQILFIVIHGVRTTHDAVFFSLLSAFGPLLTHIYVMAYGLSGAQPRQAVSSV, from the coding sequence ATGAACAGCGTATGGAAGAGCGGACATCGAATTTCAAAACTCTTGACTACCTTCTTCTTGGGGCAAGGACTTCTACAAGGAGTGAACATTTTGGCGGGGCTTTACCTCGTTCGCACTATGAGCACCGAAGCTTATGCCCAGTTCGGTCTTGCCGCCGGATTTCAACAGACGGTTGGCCTGCTGATGGATCTCGGCTTTACCAGCACGATCATTCCCCTAGTGGGTGCTCGAAGCGGTGACAAGGTATTGGTCGGCAAATATGTTCGCGCGGCAAAGCACCTGCGTGACCGCACCTTCTGGATACTTTCGCCCATCGCCATGATTGCCTTCTTTGCCATCATGCGCAGGCATAGATGGCCGTGGGTCTCGGAAGTTCTATTGATGGGTTCAGTATTGTTGTCCGTATATTCGGGCGGCAAGGTGTCCTATTACTCGGCGCCACTCTTCCTGTACGGACGCCTCAAAGACTTTTATGTCCCGCAGACACTTTCTGCTATAGGGCGTCTCGCCGTATTTTGGATAATGCGTATCGCTGGAGCACTAAATGGGTGGACAGCTGCTATCGCAACCGCCTTCAACATTACGCTCAATGGCGAGATACTGCAGAGGGTATCGCACGCGCATGTCGAGTGGCCAGAGAAAGATGACCCAAAGATCGATCGTGAAGTAATGCGATACGTTCTGCCAGCGATCCCGGCTCTCGTCTTCGCAGCTTTCCAGTTACAGAGTTCGGTATTTCTGATCGGGATTTTCGGCCAAAGCGTCAGCATCGCCCAAATATCAGCGTTAGGTCGGCTCAGTCAAATATTCAGCATTCTTACAATCTTCAACACGGTCGTGGTAGAACCCGCGATGGCGAGGCTACCGGCTGATAAGGTACTCTCTCGCTACATCACTCTGATCCTAATTGCACTGCTTGCATGTACGCCGATTGTGGTGCTGGCCTTCGCAGCGCCTGGTCCCGTGTTATGGCTGCTCGGTTCGAAGTATGAAGGCCTGCGCGATGTTGTGGGATGGGCGATGCTCACTGGATCAATAAATTACCTTTCAATCTTGATCTGGATCATGAATCGCGCCAGAAAGTGGGTGTTCTGGAGCGGAACCATCCTTGAAATAACCTTGACGCTCTCGGGCCAGATTCTCTTCATCGTGATACATGGAGTACGGACAACACACGATGCGGTCTTCTTCTCGCTGCTCTCTGCATTTGGTCCTTTGCTTACGCATATCTACGTAATGGCCTATGGATTGTCTGGAGCGCAACCTCGTCAGGCTGTGTCGAGCGTCTAA